In a genomic window of Allomeiothermus silvanus DSM 9946:
- a CDS encoding tetratricopeptide repeat protein: MQRVLEALHQGDYDTAFETLVRTLTFAQGEAAKEASLLLAEAYTLYGEGGLEGAYRALEEGREAYPNLEVHPRYRALLAELRALEGASEGEVKSLLLENDDPQAQYHQAQALLYLGLPEEALGVLERLLSSERATRLSLPGFLAWRAHALQGKAYERLGQPREAALAYRKAAQGAMGLERYWNLLDAAAMFVEAGEGEEALEVLAEARENLSDPGLGAPVPPDSLIKDPEDAATQAYLEARAHLLLGNPNRALEAIAQALELEKQGAEPAHGTPLVQGQALMQLGQYQAAIEAFREAASRAEDTDRTYALHELGVALLESGDAAEAETYLREVVRDPDYMYLGEAWGDLAETLYRQSRHDEARQAAEQAIALEALSAGHLILGHLAYDLLNLEEALEHYQIAAQEAPEGSRDWVSANEMVVDVLAQMGFARPQEIVARAEALMPFLADSDEWRDTLQGYVERARAMLGGRTLN; the protein is encoded by the coding sequence ATGCAGCGGGTGCTGGAAGCACTACACCAAGGAGATTACGACACCGCATTTGAGACGTTGGTGCGCACCTTGACCTTTGCTCAAGGCGAGGCGGCCAAGGAAGCTTCCCTGCTCTTGGCGGAGGCCTATACCCTTTACGGCGAGGGCGGGCTCGAGGGGGCTTACCGCGCCCTGGAGGAAGGCCGCGAGGCCTACCCCAACCTCGAAGTTCACCCCCGCTACCGGGCCCTTCTGGCGGAGTTGCGTGCGCTCGAGGGAGCCTCTGAGGGGGAGGTCAAATCCCTCCTGCTCGAAAATGACGACCCCCAAGCCCAATACCACCAGGCCCAGGCCTTGCTCTACTTGGGTCTGCCGGAAGAAGCCCTAGGGGTGCTGGAACGCCTTCTTTCCAGCGAAAGAGCTACCCGGCTGAGCTTGCCCGGCTTCTTGGCCTGGCGGGCCCACGCCCTGCAGGGTAAGGCCTACGAGCGCCTGGGCCAGCCCAGGGAAGCCGCGTTGGCCTACCGTAAGGCCGCCCAGGGGGCAATGGGCCTCGAGCGCTACTGGAACCTCCTCGATGCTGCCGCGATGTTTGTGGAAGCAGGGGAAGGAGAAGAGGCGCTCGAGGTGCTCGCGGAAGCCAGGGAAAACCTCAGCGACCCTGGGTTGGGTGCTCCGGTGCCGCCGGACAGCCTCATCAAAGACCCCGAAGATGCCGCTACGCAAGCCTACTTAGAAGCTCGGGCTCACCTGCTCCTGGGCAACCCCAACCGGGCTCTAGAGGCCATCGCCCAGGCCCTCGAGCTGGAAAAACAGGGTGCCGAGCCCGCCCACGGCACTCCGCTGGTACAGGGCCAGGCTCTGATGCAGCTGGGGCAGTATCAAGCCGCCATAGAAGCCTTCCGCGAGGCCGCCAGCCGCGCCGAAGACACCGATCGCACCTATGCGCTGCATGAACTCGGCGTCGCTTTGCTGGAAAGCGGTGACGCCGCTGAAGCCGAAACCTATCTACGCGAGGTAGTACGCGACCCCGATTACATGTACTTAGGGGAAGCCTGGGGTGACCTAGCCGAAACCCTCTACCGCCAAAGTCGCCACGACGAGGCGCGCCAAGCCGCTGAGCAAGCTATTGCGCTCGAGGCGCTGTCGGCGGGACACCTGATTTTAGGGCACCTGGCCTACGACCTCTTGAATCTGGAAGAAGCCCTCGAGCACTACCAGATTGCCGCTCAAGAAGCCCCGGAAGGCAGCCGCGACTGGGTGAGCGCCAACGAGATGGTAGTGGACGTGCTGGCCCAGATGGGCTTCGCACGCCCCCAGGAGATCGTGGCCCGCGCCGAAGCCTTAATGCCCTTTCTGGCCGATTCAGACGAATGGCGCGATACCCTGCAGGGCTATGTAGAGCGGGCGCGGGCTATGCTCGGAGGGCGAACGCTCAACTGA
- a CDS encoding winged helix-turn-helix domain-containing protein: MRPKAKIWLEREDGSYLMGPGAMHLLRAVAEAGSLKGGAKQVGISYRKAWAQLRKVEAALGFTLLQRHSGGEGGGGSTLTPAALNFLERYERFCQGALHDLEARFREAFAPEELS, encoded by the coding sequence ATGCGCCCCAAGGCCAAAATCTGGCTCGAGCGCGAGGACGGCTCTTACTTGATGGGGCCGGGGGCCATGCATCTGCTGCGGGCAGTGGCTGAAGCGGGGAGTTTAAAAGGTGGCGCCAAACAGGTGGGGATAAGCTACCGCAAGGCCTGGGCCCAGCTTAGAAAAGTCGAGGCGGCGTTGGGGTTTACTCTTTTGCAGCGGCATTCAGGTGGAGAGGGGGGTGGCGGCAGCACCCTCACCCCAGCGGCGTTGAACTTCCTCGAGCGCTACGAGCGGTTCTGCCAGGGAGCCCTACACGACCTCGAGGCCCGCTTCCGAGAAGCCTTTGCGCCAGAGGAGCTCAGTTGA
- the ftsH gene encoding ATP-dependent zinc metalloprotease FtsH yields MPTRINPWTLVILVIAGYWLFTLFSGGNQPTVSYSDFRRYVSEGKIARVILEENRITGVFKVPERITTGGGTSTVSRFSLPTLPSNVRDDELIPLLQQNNVEVITRSPSIWPQVIGIFAPVILLMAFFWFFFMRSQGGAGQVMQFGQSRARQYGKERRVSTTFKDVAGHTEAKRELMEVVDFLKNPQKYIAIGAEIPKGVLLVGPPGTGKTLLSRAIAGEAGVPFFSVSASEFMEMFVGVGASRVRSLFEEARRNAPAIIFIDELDSIGRKRGAGIGGGHDEREQTLNQILSEMDGFEKDTSVIVLAATNRPDILDPALLRPGRFDREVVIGLPTMEERKEILLVHMRGKPIASDVEVMELAQITPGMSGADLKNLVNEAALQAAREGYNQIHMSHFRTALDKIMLGLERGTLKLSESEKRAVAYHEAGHAVAGEVLPYADKTEKVSIVPRGMSLGVRWSKPEERVLMSKEHLEDTLAMTLAGRAAEEIFTGTITTGAANDFKQATQMAKQMVLDWGMGEHFKNVAWGSNSGPIFLGEEIAKKQDHSEETARLIDEDIRKILDDAYAKAKKVLSDHAPAMHKIAEELLTHETILGNRVREILAEAKAPQPVATPTQAPEA; encoded by the coding sequence TTGCCAACGCGCATCAACCCATGGACTTTGGTAATCCTGGTGATCGCCGGATACTGGTTATTTACCCTGTTCTCCGGCGGCAACCAGCCTACCGTCTCGTATAGCGATTTTAGGCGGTATGTGAGCGAGGGCAAGATCGCTCGGGTAATCCTGGAGGAGAACCGCATCACCGGGGTGTTCAAGGTCCCCGAGCGGATCACCACAGGCGGAGGCACTTCCACGGTGTCTCGCTTCAGCTTGCCCACCTTGCCCAGCAACGTTCGGGATGACGAGCTTATCCCGCTCTTGCAACAGAACAACGTCGAGGTAATCACCCGTTCCCCCTCGATTTGGCCCCAGGTGATCGGGATCTTTGCCCCGGTGATCCTGCTGATGGCGTTCTTCTGGTTCTTCTTCATGCGCTCGCAAGGGGGGGCCGGGCAGGTCATGCAATTTGGGCAGAGCCGGGCCCGGCAGTACGGCAAGGAGCGGCGGGTCTCCACCACCTTCAAGGACGTAGCCGGGCACACTGAGGCCAAGCGCGAGCTGATGGAAGTCGTAGACTTCCTCAAGAACCCTCAGAAATACATTGCCATCGGGGCGGAGATCCCCAAGGGGGTGCTCTTGGTGGGGCCTCCCGGAACCGGGAAGACCCTCCTTTCGCGGGCCATTGCCGGAGAGGCGGGGGTGCCTTTTTTCTCGGTATCGGCTTCGGAGTTCATGGAGATGTTCGTGGGGGTAGGGGCTAGCCGGGTGCGCTCGCTCTTCGAGGAGGCCCGCCGCAACGCCCCGGCGATCATCTTCATCGACGAATTGGACTCCATCGGGCGCAAGCGCGGGGCGGGGATCGGGGGTGGGCACGACGAGCGCGAACAGACCCTTAACCAGATCCTCTCCGAGATGGATGGCTTCGAAAAAGACACCAGCGTGATCGTGCTGGCCGCGACCAACCGTCCGGACATCCTGGATCCGGCGCTGTTGCGCCCCGGGCGCTTTGACCGTGAGGTAGTGATTGGCCTGCCTACCATGGAGGAGCGCAAAGAAATCTTGCTAGTACATATGCGGGGCAAACCCATCGCCTCCGATGTGGAGGTAATGGAGCTGGCCCAGATCACTCCCGGGATGAGCGGAGCCGATCTCAAAAACCTGGTGAACGAAGCGGCGTTGCAAGCAGCCCGCGAGGGGTACAACCAGATCCACATGAGCCACTTCCGCACTGCTTTGGACAAGATCATGCTGGGCCTCGAGCGCGGCACGCTCAAGCTCTCCGAGAGCGAGAAGCGGGCGGTGGCCTACCACGAGGCGGGCCACGCCGTCGCGGGCGAGGTATTGCCCTATGCCGACAAAACCGAGAAGGTTTCCATCGTGCCGCGCGGGATGTCCTTAGGGGTGCGCTGGAGCAAGCCCGAGGAGCGGGTGCTGATGAGCAAGGAACACCTCGAGGACACCCTGGCCATGACCCTAGCGGGCCGCGCCGCTGAGGAGATCTTTACCGGCACCATCACCACCGGGGCGGCCAACGACTTCAAGCAAGCTACCCAGATGGCCAAGCAGATGGTGCTGGACTGGGGCATGGGCGAGCACTTCAAGAACGTGGCCTGGGGTTCTAACAGCGGCCCTATCTTTTTGGGAGAGGAAATCGCCAAGAAGCAGGACCACTCCGAGGAGACGGCCCGCCTCATTGACGAGGACATCCGCAAGATTCTCGACGATGCCTACGCCAAGGCCAAAAAGGTGCTCTCCGACCACGCCCCCGCCATGCACAAGATCGCCGAGGAACTCCTCACCCACGAGACCATCCTGGGCAACCGGGTGCGGGAGATCCTGGCCGAGGCCAAGG
- a CDS encoding Kelch repeat-containing protein has translation MAKAWVWFGLLGLLAMAQEGSWSRLSPLGQPRQEVGAAEVGGKIYVVGGFAPNGTTLGSAEVYDPATERWQNLPPMPVAVNHPAAVGLQGKLWVLGGYREGLNQPTETVQIFDPATGRWSLGSPLPTARGALGAAVLEGKIYAIGGARGSSLGDAAVYDPALGQWKELPAMPTPRNHLGVAALKGKVYAAGGRNTHSFTLGTLEAFDPASGKWETLTPMPTGRSGHAAAAVGNCLYILGGEGNRADPRGMFPQVEVYRPAQQAWQRLPDMPIPKHGIYAAVLGGKIYLAGGATQQGLGAVNLVEVFAPPRCD, from the coding sequence ATGGCAAAAGCCTGGGTTTGGTTTGGGCTCTTGGGCCTGCTGGCTATGGCTCAGGAAGGTTCTTGGTCTCGGCTCAGTCCCCTGGGGCAACCGCGACAGGAAGTAGGCGCGGCGGAGGTCGGCGGGAAGATCTACGTGGTCGGGGGCTTCGCCCCCAACGGCACCACCCTCGGCAGTGCCGAGGTCTATGACCCCGCTACTGAGCGTTGGCAGAATCTCCCCCCGATGCCGGTAGCGGTCAATCACCCGGCGGCGGTGGGCCTGCAGGGCAAGCTATGGGTTTTGGGCGGCTACCGGGAAGGCTTAAACCAGCCTACCGAGACGGTCCAGATCTTCGATCCGGCGACCGGCCGGTGGAGCCTGGGAAGCCCGCTGCCGACGGCTCGAGGGGCCTTGGGAGCAGCTGTGCTGGAAGGAAAGATCTACGCCATCGGCGGGGCGCGGGGGTCATCGCTGGGGGATGCCGCCGTCTACGACCCAGCTTTGGGCCAATGGAAGGAACTCCCGGCCATGCCCACCCCCCGCAACCACCTGGGGGTGGCGGCCCTCAAGGGCAAGGTTTACGCAGCAGGCGGGCGCAACACGCACAGCTTCACGCTCGGTACGCTCGAGGCCTTCGACCCGGCCAGCGGCAAGTGGGAGACCCTTACCCCCATGCCCACCGGACGCTCCGGGCACGCTGCTGCGGCGGTGGGGAACTGCCTTTACATCCTTGGTGGCGAGGGGAACCGGGCTGACCCCAGGGGGATGTTCCCCCAGGTTGAGGTCTACCGCCCAGCCCAACAAGCCTGGCAACGCCTGCCGGACATGCCTATCCCTAAACACGGGATCTACGCGGCGGTGTTGGGTGGGAAGATCTACCTGGCGGGCGGGGCTACCCAGCAGGGTTTGGGGGCGGTGAACTTGGTGGAGGTGTTTGCCCCGCCTCGCTGTGACTGA